From the Mahella australiensis 50-1 BON genome, the window TATCCAATGACGGATGGGAACATACAGACACTGACTTATGCACGATACACGATTATAGAGCTGATGGAGAGGATTTCAAGAAGGCATATGCCGACAAGGACAAAGTGGTAAATGGTGCGCCGGCGGGTAAATTCATATTTGCCGAGGGTCATACCTATGATGGTCAGCCTGTGCTTATAACCGAATACGGCGGCATAGCATTTGCTTCCGATAAAGGATGGGGATATGGCGATAAAGTATCCGATGAAGAGGAGTTTTTGAGCCGCTTCGAAAGGATAACGCATGCTATTATGTCTGTAGATTACATATGCGGATTTTGCTATACACAACTTACCGATGTACAGCAAGAAGTAAACGGTCTTATGACATATGACAGGAAACCGAAATTTGATCCGGCCAAGATAAAAGCCATAAATGACAGGAAATAATTAAGGTTGTTGGACTGCTCTGTGACCAGCAGCGTAATTCTGTATATAGCCACTGCTATATATATATGCTATAATAATAAAAAGCAGACAGGTAGGTGATTCCGCCATGGCGTATACTATGCCGCGAAAGGAAGAAAGGAGGGCTAAACTTACAAGCGAGCTGGATAGAGCATTGAAAGCCGTTATAACACTTAACCCCCAAAAGGTTATATTATTCGGTTCCATGAGCAGGGGTGATATAGGCTCCGCCAGCGACATTGATCTTCTTATAATATGGGATACTGACATGCCCTTTCTTAAGAGGTCAGGCGTTTTTTATGATGCTATAAAACCCGATGTTGCAATGGATATACTAGTATATACGCCGGACGAAATAAACCAAGCCATTCATACAAACTCATTTATACGCCATGCTATAGAAGAAGGGGTTGTTTTATACGAAAAGTGATTATCAATTGTTACGGAGTGGATTAAATGGGCTGTATTTTTTGCGATTATCTGAATAATAAGGCATATATAATGGAAAATGAACTTGCTTTCGCAATATATGATAATTTTCCTGTAAACAAGGGGCATATGCTTATTATCCCTAAAATGCATTATGCGGACTACTTTGATGCTACACCTGATGAAATAATTGCATTGAATGACCTAATTAAACGAGCCAAGGGATTGCTTGATAACAGGTTTAACCCGGATGGTTATAATATTGGCGTTAATAAGGAACAGGGCTGTGCCTTATTCGGTTGAATGCTTTTTCTTATATGAAAATCACTTGCATTGGAATTGGACTGAAAGGTTGACCGGGTGAAATATCACACCGGTCTTATACTTTCCTCTTCAAAGAATACGTTCCTTATACAAAATTCTCTCGGCGCAAAGATAATTCTTT encodes:
- a CDS encoding nucleotidyltransferase domain-containing protein, with amino-acid sequence MAYTMPRKEERRAKLTSELDRALKAVITLNPQKVILFGSMSRGDIGSASDIDLLIIWDTDMPFLKRSGVFYDAIKPDVAMDILVYTPDEINQAIHTNSFIRHAIEEGVVLYEK
- a CDS encoding HIT family protein, which produces MGCIFCDYLNNKAYIMENELAFAIYDNFPVNKGHMLIIPKMHYADYFDATPDEIIALNDLIKRAKGLLDNRFNPDGYNIGVNKEQGCALFG